The Aequorivita sublithincola DSM 14238 genome window below encodes:
- a CDS encoding outer membrane beta-barrel protein has protein sequence MKTKLLYFLLFLFSTVSIAQTKKFEVSPVIAVEFPFANTAKDSDIKYDYTLRPSVGAAFKISFSEKFALQPEATLQLREVRTIRKENNDALFRNSVVYIVIPVYANYAITDNLSILAGPRLGLDLSFSASYSTGTNGSSSSTTGESPEFAGVVGFQYTTPIKIFVSLKGMYAFTTPDYAENVNESALMIGAGWFF, from the coding sequence ATGAAAACGAAACTACTTTATTTTTTACTTTTTTTATTTTCAACTGTATCAATAGCCCAAACAAAAAAATTTGAAGTTAGCCCTGTGATTGCTGTTGAGTTTCCTTTTGCAAACACTGCAAAGGACAGTGACATAAAATATGACTACACTTTAAGACCTTCTGTAGGTGCGGCATTCAAAATTTCTTTTTCTGAAAAGTTTGCATTACAACCAGAAGCAACTTTGCAGCTTAGGGAGGTTAGAACTATTAGAAAAGAAAATAATGACGCACTTTTTAGAAATTCTGTGGTATATATAGTGATTCCTGTTTACGCGAATTATGCAATTACAGATAATCTTAGCATTCTTGCAGGTCCAAGATTGGGTTTAGATCTTTCTTTTAGTGCATCATACAGCACGGGAACCAACGGATCATCAAGCAGTACCACAGGCGAAAGTCCTGAATTTGCTGGAGTTGTTGGTTTTCAATATACTACACCAATCAAGATTTTTGTAAGTCTAAAAGGAATGTATGCTTTTACAACGCCAGACTATGCAGAAAACGTAAATGAAAGTGCGCTGATGATTGGTGCAGGTTGGTTTTTTTAA
- the aroQ gene encoding type II 3-dehydroquinate dehydratase, which produces MKIIIINGPNLNLLGRRENNIYGNETFNDFFEKLQKKYANQEVSYFQSNIEGELIDKIQEVGYKYDGIILNAAAYTHTSIGIADAVKAIETPVVEVHISNTFSRETFRHKSYISPNAKGVIVGFGLQSYELALQSFLT; this is translated from the coding sequence ATGAAAATAATAATCATCAACGGACCAAACTTAAATCTACTTGGCAGACGGGAAAATAATATCTACGGCAACGAAACATTTAACGACTTTTTTGAAAAGTTGCAGAAGAAATATGCAAACCAAGAAGTTTCCTATTTTCAATCCAACATTGAAGGCGAATTGATAGATAAAATTCAAGAAGTAGGTTATAAATATGATGGTATAATCCTAAACGCCGCCGCATACACACATACTTCCATAGGCATTGCAGACGCTGTTAAAGCTATAGAAACTCCCGTTGTAGAAGTACATATTTCCAACACTTTTTCAAGAGAAACTTTTAGACATAAAAGCTACATTTCTCCAAATGCAAAAGGAGTGATCGTTGGTTTTGGCTTGCAGAGTTATGAATTGGCTTTGCAGAGTTTTTTGACGTAG